In Hymenobacter volaticus, the genomic window TCGGGCGCATCGGCTACGGCCTTGTAGTAGGCGCGCACAGCGGCGCAATGGTAAGCTCGGTCGAGCGAGGTCGATGGCATCAGGGAACGAGCTACCACCGAGTTGGCGCCGTCGCAGCCGATAATAAGGGCAGCCCGGAGTGGCCGTTGGGTTGCATCGGCGGGCGTGAGCGTGACGCCGTGTTCGTCGGTTTGTAGACGGCGAATGGCATAGCCTTCCAGTACTTCTGTGTTGGTATGTCGGCGCACCAAGGTCAGCAGGGCGTCGTCGAAATGCAGGCGCGGGCTGTTGAAGGCAGGATTATGCCAAGCAATGCGCAGTTCTTCACCGCTCGGCGCTAACAAGCGGCTGTGCGTGGTTGGAGCGTGGTGTGAAGCCAGTAGTGCCTGCAGTTCCGTGACGTAACTGGGGTCGAGGCGCGCGAGGTATTTGAGGGTGGGGCTGGGAATAGCGTCGCCGCAAATTTTGTCGCGCGGAAATTGAGCTTTGTCTACGAGGGCTACGCGCCTGCCACTGGAGCGCAAGGCCAACGCGCAAGCGGTGCCCGCCGGCCCGGCTCCTACAATAACTACGTCGTATTCGTTGGTAACGGGCACAGGCGAAGGTACTACGCCGCCGCAGCTTGTTGCCTGGCGATGGTTGCGAGCAGGCCTGAGCTTTGGTGCGGTATTCTTTTAGTCCGAGAATTAGCCATCAATTGCTTCCTGCAAATACGCACAGAAAGGCTGCATGGCACGGAACACCGTGGGCACGTAGGTATCGAGGTCGAGTTTGCGGGCAGTTGCGTCGGGCACGGAATGACTAACAATAAAGCTTTTGTGCTTTAGCAGCTCGATTTCGGGATGGTCGGCGGGGTAACCAGCAGGTGCCTTTTTCAACTTCTCGCCTTCCACTCCAGCAAAGTACTGGCTGAAATCAGGGGTTTGTAGCAGCTTGTGAAGAGCCGCACTATTGTAGTCGATTTCCTGCCGGATACGGGCTAGCTGCTCTTTGTCGGGCTCATACATTCCGCCCGCCAGCAAAGTTTGTCCGTTGGGGCCTAGCTGCACATAGTAGCCGGGGTTGTTACTTTTCTTGCCACCGCCGGAGAAATACGCGCTGAAATGAGTTTTGTAAGGCCGCTTGTTGCGGGAGAAACGCACGTCGCGGTAGATGCGGAAGATGCACTGCTTGGGCTCCAGGCCAACTAGTGCCGGGTCATGCGCGGCCATCTGCTTCAGCCAGCGCCCTACAGCAGCTTCAAATTCCGGCCGCAGTCGGTCGTAGGTGGCTTTATGCTCCTGAAACCAGTCTCGTTCGTTGTGCTGGGTGAGTTCGGCGAGAAAATCGTAGAGTTGGGGCGTGTTCATGAAAAGTAGTTGGCGGCCGTTAGCAAACGAAAGCTGGACCGCGAGTATAAAGCAAACCACACATACCGGCCGCTTACTGCCGCCTGGTCTTCCGCATTTCCTGCTGCCGCATGGGCATCACGTCAATGGTCGAAAACAGCGAACTTGGCGCTACGGGCTCGGTTTCGCGGCGCTTGGCGCCTCCGTCCTTCCCAATTAGTAACGCTGTAAAACCCGTGGTTGAAACGCGGAGGTTTTCCGTCAGGTACTTCTTGTCAGTGGGCGAAACTTGATTGAGCAACACTTCTTGCACCAGCAGGTCGCGGGCTGCTAGGTCAGCCCGAGCGGGCGCTAGCAACTGGCGTTGGCGCAGCAAGGCGTCGTCGGTGGCCGTGGGCGCGCAAAGTAACAGCACTCGTTTTTGCCAGCGGCTAGCTTTCAGCAACGCGGTTAAGGAGCTTTTAGGCGCAGTGCTTGCCTGCCCTCTCGCTACAGCGGAGCCTAAAACAACGCCCCCAAGTACAAGCAGCCAGCGAAAAGAAGTAAGACGCATGGTGACGTAGAAAAGCCAGTGAAGTAGGTATCTAACGTGCAAACAGGCCCCAGAGGCTGAGGTTTGCTGACAAGCTTCTTGAAGTCTAGCGGACTCTGGAAGTTACCTAAGCGCCGTTATTTTCAACATACCTCGCGTTTTGCTCTAACGACAACACCAATTCCAGCCACTCGAACACTGCCCGGTATGCTGCAGCCCGCACCGCCGGAGCCGACAGAAACAGGTCGTGGATGCCGCCTTCTATGGCCTTCACCGTCACCTTGCTACCGAGCCGCGGACTTAGTTGGCGGATGTGCGCCACGTCGAGCACAATATCGGAACGGTGGAAATCATCGGACCATTTCCGGCCGTAGGCGGTGCGGTCGGAGTGTAGCACCAGTACCGGTATTTGCAGGTCCAGACCGCGCCGGATCTGCCGGTGGCCGAGTCGGATAGCACGCAGCCAGCCTGCATTAATTGTAAATACCCGGTTAGGTTTCCAGGCCAAATCGTAATCCCACTGGCCCCGGTAGGCGCGGTGCAGGCTCTGACCGTAGGTATCGGATAGGCTAGCGGGCAATTTCAAGTCGGGTAGCAAGGCTCCCAAACTAGTTACGAGGGGCACACTCAGCTTTCGGTACCAAGGCTGAAACAAGTCGAAAAACGGGCTATTCAATACCAGCGCCGCCAGTTCGGCCGTTGGGCGGGCCTTGGCATAAAGCGAGATAATCAGCCCACCCGTAGAGTGGCCGCTGAGCACAACAGTCGTACTGCCCTCGGCCCGTATTACGGCGAGGGCCGCGTCGAGGTCATCGTAATACTCGGTTAGGTCCCGGACGTTGTTGGGGCGCTGATGCCGTAAGATAGCCCGGCCATACTTGCGCAAATCGAGGGCGTAGAAGCGGAACCCGTGCGCAGCATACTCGGTGGCCATGTCGCGCTGGAAAAAGTAGTCGTTGAAGCCGTGAACGTAGAGCACTGCGCGCGTGGCGGCCGGCGACTTACGGTAGCGCACCAGCGTAGCCCGTACCGAGCCCTCGTAGTCGGTGGACTGCGGCAGATGGCGCAACTCGAAATTGGGGCCTAGCGGGTCGGGTAAATACGTGTCAGGGTCGGGGTCAAGAGAGGAAGCCATGGTAAAGAATACGGAAATAATTGAAAACAGCTTAGAGCAGATCCGCAATATCCGTTCACGCGACTAGGTGCTTTGTCCAGCTAGAATAGGCTATCACCAACGGCCACTACACCACTTAGTTCGCCTGCCTGGCCTTGCTCTTGGATAGCGTCTAGCAAAATAAGTATTGCGCTGTCTTCACCTTACTGCCAAGATATTAAAACATTAACCCACTCAATTTCAACGGCTAATAATCACAAAACACATTCATATACTTCCACCTATACTAAGAGCTTTCTATTGCCCGTTCGACAAGCAACGGAAGCTGGCCAGCATTTTGCATTGTCTACTGACGAGCTTCATTTACTCTCCTCTTCATGCGACTCCTTGCCCTGCTGGCTGCGGCCTTGCTGCTAACTTTGTGTGCCCGTTCTGCTTCGCCTCTTATGATAGCCGTTGAACCCGATCCGGCGTTTCGCGCCCAACAGCAGCAGTATCCGCGCGTGCGAGACGCTTATGCCCTGCACGAAGCCAACCTTCACGCGTTGCTGCGGCGAAATGGCATTCAAGCAGGACGGCTGGAGCTATACCTGCGGGCGTTCAAGGTGGGCCGACGGCTGGAAGCGTGGGGCCGCGAACAAGGCACTGGCGAGTTTGTGCTGTTGCGAACCTATGCTTTGGCCGGCACTTCGGGCTCGCTCGGCCCCAAACACCAAGCCGGCGACAAGCAAGTACCCGAAGGCTTCTACATGATTAACCGCTTCAACCCGGCCAGCAACTACCACCTGTCGCTGGGCCTCGACTACCCCAATGCCGCCGATCTGCGCCATGCCGCTCCCGACCCCGGCGGCGACATTTTTATTCACGGCTCCAACGTCACGGTTGGTTGCCTGCCCATCACCGATGCTGGAATTCGGGAGCTGTACGTGTTGGCCGTCGAAGCCCGCAGTGCCGGCCAAACTGATATTGCCGTGCACATTTTCCCGTTTGAAATGACTGCCGAAAACCTAGCTCGCCGCGTAGCTAGTCCGCACCTTGGCTTTTGGCAGGGCTTGGTAGCTGGCTACCAGTATTTCGAAGATCACCATCAGCTTCCCACCATGCATGTAGATGCCCACGGCGCGTATGCGGTGGAGTAGAACACGAAGGTGAGATGGTAAGTTGTAGCCTTGACAATTGCTTGCTTAGTACCTTGCCGTCATGCCCGCTTATCTTACCCTCGACGATTTTCCAACTCCTAAGAACCTCCGCGACTCCGCAGTACTGGTGCCTATTTTCGAGGATGCCGCCGGGGAACTCCATGTGGTGATGGTTCGCCGCAGTAGCTATGGCGCTCATGGCGGCGAATTGGCTTTTCCGGGCGGCAAGCACGAGCCCACCGACGCGTCGTTGCTGGCTACGGCCCTGCGGGAAGCGGAAGAAGAAGTTGGGCTGGCACCGGCCAACGTGGAAGTGCTGGCCGCCTTACCCACCGTAGATGTGCCAAGTGGCTTTCGAATCACGCCGTTCCTAGGCAAGATTCGGCGGCCAGAAGTGTGGCAGTGGCAGCAGCGCGAAGTAGAGGAAGTACTAGAAATTCCGCTCCGCCACCTCGCCGACCCTACCCAGCATGTGGAAGAGGTATGGCAACTCCCCCGTTGGCCCGGCCCGCGGCGCGTACCCTTCTACCAAATTGCCGGCGGCTACAAGCTCTGGGGCGCCAGCTACCGCATCATCTCGCCCCTCATCCAGCCGCTACTTGCTGGTGAATATGTGAAATCATAAAGCAGTAATAAACGGTACTGCCAGTCCTACATCTACTTGCCTAAACATCTGATGCGCTGACGTTGCCGAACTAACCGCACCGTCATGCTGAGGCTGTACAAGTGATAACGCTAAGCTAACCGTCAGTGCAATAAGCTAAGGATGTAAGGATGTAACAAAGCCGAAGCACCCCTCATGCTGACGATGACAAACTATATCGGTCATGCTGAGCGCAGCCGAAGCATCTCGCTCGCATCGTTGAGTTAGTACTGCAACCTCAGCACGCGAGATGCTTCGGCTGCGCTCAGCATGACAATAGTATAATAGTATCACAACGTCAGGCGTACAACATCACCACGCGAGATACTTTGGCTTTGTTACATCCTTGACTTGATGCGCCATATACTCAGCGTGACCGTTCTTTAACATTGCACCATAATCTGGCACGAAATTGCGTTACTGTGCCGCTAGTATCTTTCGACTATGAAACGACTTTTTTTCCTGCTTCTCACGCTTGTCCCAGCGGCTGCTTGGGCCCAGGGCGAGCAAAGCCTCTGGTATTTCGGGCAGCAAGCCGGGTTGAGCTTTCCGGTAGGGGGTGGCGCTCCGACGCCGCTGCTCAATAGCAAAATGACTACTTACGAGGGTTCGGCAGTAGCTACGAATGCCCAAGGCCAGCTGCTGTTTTACACCAACGGCGAGAATATCTTCAACCGCCAGCATACCGTCATGCCCAACGGCCGCAACCTGACGGGTTCCAGCGCCAGCACTCAAAGCGCCCTCATCGTGCCCGATCCTGGTAGCGGCAACGTGTTCTACGTGTTTACGGTTGGCGCGCAAGGTGGCAAGGAAGGGCTGCGCTACTCGGTAGTGGACATGACCCGCGACAATGGCCTCGGCGATGTGCCCCGCGCCAACATTCTGCTCATTTCGCCCGTTGCCGAAAAGCTGAGCGCCGTGCGTCACCAAAACGGGCGCGACGTATGGGTGGTAGCGCACCGCTGGAACTCTAATGCCTTCGTGAGCTACCTCGTGACGGCCGATGGCGTGCAGGGCAAACCTATTCTGAGCAATGTGGGCGGCATGCACGCCGGCCCCGGCCGCAATGCCATCGGCGCTATGAAGTTCTCGCCCGATGGCCGTAAAATAGCTGTGGCCGTGTGGCGCGAAGCCAACCGCTACGAGGTGTTCGACTTCGACCGCAACACGGGCTTGGTGAAGAACCCGAAAGTCTTCTCTCCTTACCCAGAAGCCTACGGCATCGAATTCTCGCCTGATGGCACCAAGCTCTATGGTTCCAGCAACGGTGAAGGCGGCGGCCAAGCCCAAATATTCCAGTTCGACTTGAAAACCGGCAAAGCAGCGGTAATCGGCAAATCGGCCAACCGCAAAGTAGGCCAGCTCCAGCGCGCCCCCGACGGTAAAATTTACGTGGCCCGCGAAGACAATCCCTTCCTCGGCCTTATCACCAACCCCAACGGCGACGCTGCCACCGCCAAATACGTGGACGACGGCCTGAAGCTCGGTGGCCGCCGCGGAAAACTCGGCCTCCCCAACTTCATTACCGAGCCAGGGAAGTAAGTGAAGGGAGAAGTTGCCTTTCAGAGCACAAGGCGGCCTGACTAATTGAACCTGCTTGAAAAGAAAAAGCCCTTGCTAATGCTACCATCAGCAAGGGCTTTTTGCGCTACAGTAGCAACAGCAACGCTATTCCAAGATTCTAGACTCTACTGGGTCTTGCCGCCAAATTTGAAGCGCAGAAACCCGGCGGCCACTGATATGTAGGGGTCTTTGTTGGCAAAAAGGCCAGCTATGTCGCGGGTGCTAATGCCGCCTTCGTAAACGCTGGTCGCAACAGTCAAGCCCAGGGGTATGCCAATACCATACCCCGCCCCACCCGATACGCCGCTGCTCAGGCGCAGCCAGCTTACGGGCTTGTAATCGAGGCCTGCACCAACAAAAGGCGACGTGATGTTGCCCGCCACGTTGTTGAGGGGAAGCGTTACGTCGAGGCCCGTTTCAAAGAATTCGCTGATGCGGAAGCCGGCGCCCAGCCGCATTTTGGTTGGCAATTTGGCTTTGCGGTCCTGGCCCGTCTGGTACTGAAACAAACTGTCGGTGCCGGAGGCAAAGATTTCGGCGGCTTCTTTGAAAAAGTCGTAGCTGCCCACGCCGGCCGATTTGAGGCGCTTCAGTTTCTGGTCGTTGGCCGTGAGCAAATTGCCTTCCCAGGTCATGTTGCCCATATCCGTGACGGCCGCGCCCAAGCGCACGATCTTGCCCACTTCCGCCGACAAGCCTAGGTCGAAGCCGTTGCCGTGGCCCACGGGTTGCAAGCCGTTGGTGCGGGTTTCGAAGTTGAAATTTGGGTCGGAGGTTAAGTTGCCGTAGTTGATATCGAACACCGCCGACAGAGAGCTGTAAGCTTGCAAGTCGCCGGGCTTTACGCGCACGTCTATTACGCCAACACCCTGAATATATCGGTAACCCGCCCCGGCCGAGAGTTGGAACAAGGGCAAATCAACGATGCGCTTGCCCCAGGCAATGTTGAACTCGTTGAGCGCCGAAAATTGAAGCTTCGTCCCATCCAGCGCCTCCGACACGAGCGGAATGTTGCTGGCACTAGCCGTGGCGTAAATCGGAGCATCTCTGCCCAAAAACATCAATTCCGCCGCATTTCTATTAAGCTCAACGTGGCCAACAGAGCGTACGCGGTTGCTGATAGCAATTCCCCCCAAAGCGGGTATCTGTACTGCCAGGCCTAGCGTCGTTGCGTCAGCATTCAGGTTGAGGGCGTTGTCGGAAGTGAAGCCGCGGGCTAGCTCTTGTTTTTCGCTTAGCGTCAGCTCGTCGTTGGTGTTGTACACAAACTTGCGCAACTGGTCACGCGTGAGCGACTTCGAGCTTATTCCGGCCCCAAACTCCCCGATGGTAAACGCGAACCGGGCCCCACCTACCCGTCCAAGGTTGGCGGGGTTAATACCAATAGCTTGGTAGTCGGTAGCAAAAGTAGTGGCTACCCCGCCGCGGCCGGTTGCCGTGAAATTGCTTATCTCGTTTTGGGCCTGTACCGAGAGCGTAGTTCCCAGTAGAAGGGCCGCCAGTGTGAAGGAGCGAAGCTTATTCACAGCGACATGCATTTGCGTAAAGTTTGCCATAGCGGAAAAGAACAACCGATTTCTTCAAATGTACTATTATGAGCTAGTTTGCAAGCGTATTACGCTGATCCCATTGTTTTATTCTGCTGAAGCTCCTCTCCGTTTTACGTCTTGATGGCCAAGCGCTTTTCCGTTTCCGAGTACACCGACGGCGTCCTGAGTGGCAACCGCGTCATGCTGAGCCGTGCTATTACGCTGGTGGAGAGCACCTTGCCTTCCGACCAAGCGTTAGCTCAGCAAGTGCTTGATGCCGTGCTGCCCCACGCGGGTCGCTCGGTGCGGGTCGGTATTACGGGCGTGCCGGGGGTAGGCAAAAGCACGTTTATTGAGGCGTTGGGCTTGCACTTAGTGAACACCCAAGGCCACCGGCTGGCCGTATTGGCCGTTGACCCCAGCAGCCAACGCAGCGGCGGCAGCATCCTCGGCGACAAAACCCGTATGAACTTACTGGCCGCACACCCGCAAGCTTTCATTCGCCCTTCGCCGGCCGGGCGGAGCTTGGGCGGCGTTACGCGGGCCACGCGCGAAGCCATGGCCCTCTGCGAAGCGGCAGGCCACGACGTCATCTTTGTGGAAACCGTGGGCGTAGGCCAGAGCGAAACCGCCGTACACAGCATGGTCGATTTTTTCCTGTTGCTGATGCTGGCTGGAGCCGGCGACGAGCTGCAAGGCATCAAGAAGGGCATCATGGAAATGGCCGATGCCGTCACCATCACCAAAGCTGACGGCGACAACGAACTAGCTTCCCGCCGCGCCCGCCGCGAATATCAAAACGCCCTCCACCTCTTCCCGCTGGCCCCCAGCGCCTGGTCGCCCGTGGTTACCACCAGCTCGGCCCTGACGGGTGCGGGGGTGCCCGAAGTGTGGGCTATTGTAGAACGATACGTTCAGCAAACCCAAGCCAGCGGCTACTTCCAGCGCCGTCGGCAGGAGCAAAACCTGCACTGGCTCCACGAAACCATCCGCGAAACCCTGGAAGCCCATTTCTTCGCCCGCCCCGAGGTGCAGCAACATCTGCCCGCCGTGCAACAGCGCGTATTATCCGGTCAGCAATCCGCCTTTGGAGCCGCCGCCGAGTTACTAGGGCTCTAGCGCTACGCGCGTGGCGGGCCTAGTAAGTCCCACTTGTTGCCGTAGAAATCCTGAAACACGGCTACGCTGCCGTAGCTTTCGTAGCGCGGCTCTTCCAGAAACTGCACGCCGCGCGCTTGCATGGCCGCATGATCGGTGTCGAAGTCGGTGGTGTGCAAAAACAGGATTACGCGGCCACCTGCTTGGTTTCCGATGTGTTGGACCTGCTCTTCGGTAGCAGCTTGGGCTAGGAGCAGGTGCGTGGCAGCACCCGCTGGCGCTACTACCACCCACCGTTTCCCGTTGCCTTGGTCGGTGTCTTCTAGCAGTTCAAACTCGAGTACGTTCGTGTAGTAGGCTATAGCTTCGTCGTAATTACGCACGAGCAGCGTCAGGGCTCCGATGTATTGGCTCATAGCGCGCAAAGGTAAATACTGACGCGCTTTGCCCCTCCTACCCCTTCTTTGGCCGCAACGCCAGGTAATCGAGGTAGTACAGCACCTTGATGGACACCGAATTGTTGTGCGGTGTATTGATGGTGTTGCTCAGGTTGTTGAAGTAAAGCGGCGTCGCCTCGTTGCCGGAGCGGTAGTCGTAGTCGGGGTTGTTGGCGTTCTTCCACACCACGCTGATTTGGGAGCCCGGCGCAAACCACCACGAGTACACCGCATCGATGTTGAAGGCATTGTAGGTGTTGTCGCGGTTGCGGCGGTAATCGACCAATTCCTCGTTGCCACCGGGCGTGAGCCGCGCAAAATCCTGATAGAGCACGTTGCTGGTGTAGTGCCGCGTGCGGAATGTAAACGACATGCGGTTAGAGAACGTGTAGGCCATCGACAACACGTTGGAAACCGTAACCACGTTGCGGCGACCCAAAATTACCTGCCCAATGAATTCCTGGTCGAGCGGTTCGCCTTCGTCCATGCCGCCGTTTACGTAGCCAATCTGGTTGAGCTTGTAGTCCCACTCGATGTTGTAGCGGAAGTTGAGCTTGTTGTTGACGCGGTAGCGCGGCGACACGGCCAAGCCGTAGCCCATGCGGCGCGGCCGCGGCAGCCGGTCGTCCTCGGCATAAGTGCGAATGCCGCCGTTTACGTCCCAGGCCAGTTTCTTGCGGTAATCCGTCGACATAAACCCTCCCACGTTGACGCTGCTCGGTACCCGCACATAATACTCGCCGAGCGGGAACACCCGCGGCTCGTAGAAGTCGTTTTTCGTGGGGTCGATGTTCACGTTGAAGCCCGTAGTGATAAAGCTCTTAGTGAACGTGGTTTGCGTGCCGCCCGAAATACTAATGTCTTGGTAGCGCGTGGGCTTGTAGAGCAACGACTGCGTGATTTCGCTCCAGCTGTAGAGGTTGTTTACCTTCCAGAACGGCTTGTACTTGTTGTAATTGAAGTAGATGTTCTGCGAGATGTTGTTGTTACCGAACAGGATGCCCAAGTCGTTGGGGTTGTAGCGGTTGGACTCGATGCCGTGGTTGAAGCCCCACGTGAAAGCTCCACTGATTTTGCCGAAGCCTATTTGGTACTTGTAGCCGTCTTGGTCATCGATTTCCTTTTCCGAACCAAACACCTTGCCCCGGCGGCGCGAGTACACGATGCGGCCATCCAGCGCATACGAGTTCTTTTTGTTGGCAAAGCGAAACAGCCCGCCCGTCACGTTGGCGTCGTAGGTGCTGCCCGCGCGGGTCACGTTGGTGTTGATGAGGCTGACGTAGGAGTTGTTTTTCAAGCTCTGGTCGAGTACCGCAATGCTGTAGTTGCTGAACGGCTGTGTCTTCACCGACCGTTCTTCGCCGGTTTCGGTGTTCCGAATGGTGGCGTACACGTCGTTGCTGAGGGCGTTGAACAACCCCACCCCCAAGCCCTTGCTGGTGCGGCCCGATACTTTGGTGGCATTCAGCAGGCGCGTTTCCGCAGGGTTCTTTACCAACTTTTCATCGGCGCCTATCTTTTCTTCCACATTATAAAACCCAATAGGCGTGGCACCCACTCGGCGCGAGTAGAACAGGTTGCCTTTGTTGAATAGCTCGGTGCCTTCGGTGAAGAACTGGCGGTTTTCGTTGAACTGCACCTCAAACGGCGACAAGTTGAGCACTTGGTTGTCGCTCTGTACCTGCCCGAAGTCGGGGACTAGGGTAGCGTCCAGGGTGAAGCTTTCGTTGATGCCCCATTTGATATCGGCGCCACCATTGAAGCTGGTGGTAGTGCGGCGTGTGCCTTCCGCGTTCAGTGGGTTATGATTTACGTAGCTCGACACGTACGGCGTGAGCGAGAGGCGCAATGGCGGCTTGATGTCGCGCACGCCCTTCAACTCGCCCCACTGGTTCACGAAACCGTCCACAGCGGGCTTTACCTCATTCCAGAAGAAGTCTTGGTTTTCGCGCTTGCGGCGGCGCATAAAATTGAGCCCCCACAGTTGCTCGGCAGTAGCACTGAAACGAATAGCCGAATACGGAATGCGCATTTCCGCCACCCAATCGGTACCTCTGATGGCGGTGCGCGATTCCCACACGGCATTCCAAGCGAAGTCTTCGCCACCAGCCGGCGAGTAACGGCAGTCCATCTGTACGCCACCCGTCGTCACGAAGAAGCCGTAGCCGTTGAGCTTGTCGTGGTAGGTATCGAGGAAGATGGCAATGAAGTCGGTGTTGCCGAAATCGTCGCGGGCGGATAACTCTTGCGGGATAGAATCGGCATTCACATCGTGCATGACGGCTCCGACGTACAGGTTGGCATCGTCGTAGAGGATGCGTACTTCCGTGGGGTGCTTTTCGTGCGGGCCGGGGTTGGGACGGTTCTGAATGAAGTCGGTGGCCGCAGTGGCCTGTTGCCAAACGGCTTCATCGAGCAAGCCATCCAGCTTGATGCTCTCGGTGATGCGCACGGCTTGCAACGCACGCTTGGGCGCTGGCACTTTCGAGTCGGCGGACTCTGTAGCCTTTGTGGCGGCTGACTGCTGTGCAAGCGCGGAACTGGCCAGCAGCGTACTACTTAGCCAAAAAATAAAGACAAAGCAGTGGCGCATCACGACAGAATGGCGAGATATGAGTGTTTCAAACGGAAGATTTTTTAAGCCGGACTACAAGAGCCGGCACCAGGACCCAGAAGCAAAAAAGACGTGTACTCTCCGACCCTAAAAGTGAGTATTACTACTATTTGATGCTATAGATGCAATCGATAGCACGAGCGTTGCCTTGCCTACTTATTTTGTTGTTGAAACCATATACTTAAACACAGACGCCCCCTACACTCCTCATTCGGCAGTTGGTTACAACAATTCCGAATTATTTTTTCGCACAGCACTATTCGCCTAAAATAAAGCCGGCCGCTGTTGCAGCAGCGACCGGCACGGCGACTCACTCACTCACCGTTATGTCAATAGTTGAAGAAGATTTGCTGTTTTTGGAATCCGAAGAATGGCCTAGCAGCTTGCGATACTTATTAGCTAGTAGGTCAGGCTGCTTGGTACCATTCACTGTTAAGCCCTTGTTATTCAGTTGAAGCGAGAAACTCTTCTCGTCCTTATCTAGTAATCCATCTCGCCGTAACTCCTCCCGAATGCGGTCGGAATCAACTTGGGGTGGACGTGGAACCGCTGGAACGCGGGGCACCATGGGGGTGCGTGGTGTGGCAGGCGTGCGCGGCACAGATGGTACCCGGGGCACTGCTGGTGTGCGGGGCACCGGAGGCACTGGCGGGGCCGGCACAGGTGGCATGTCGCTGTAAGCGAAGCTGTTGTTGTTGTTGCTTTGCTGCTGGATATTCATCGAACCCGTGGCGCTCATCTTGCGGCCCGTGCGGTCTTCATACAGCTTCAAGTACTTCTCTCGCATAGCATCCGTCTGCTTGTTGCCGTTGGCCGACATGCTTTTTTGGCTCAGAGAAAAGCTGAAATTGTTGGGGTCCCGAATCAAGCCATCTTTCAGTAGCTCGGTCGTCAGGGCCTTGTGCCAGGCGGCCTGCTCTTTGTCACGCTTGGCTTGCTCCTTATCACGGCGAGCTTGGTCTTGGTCGCGGCGTGCCTGCTCAGCATCACGGTGGGTTTGCTCTTGGTCCCGATGGGCTTGTTCCTTATCACGCTGCGCTTGTTCCTTGTCCCGACGAACTTGGTCTTGGTCTTGCTCGACTTGCGCCATTTCTTCGGTGTGCTCCATACGCAGCTCCTGCAAGTCTTCTTGTAGCTGCTGCCGCTCTAGCAGATTGAGGTTCTGCTTAGATAGTTGCTCTTTTAGCGACTTCTCGGCTGTTTCGAATGACTTTTGCAAGGCCTCGGTGTGCTCACGCAAATCCTGCTCCATCTCCATGTAGGCTCCTGATTCCGTTAGGGCCAGCTTGGACAGTTCTTCGGCATCGGCAGCACTCGGCGCTTTACCTTCTAGGGCAGCAGCTGCCATACGGTTGGAAAGCAAAGTCATGCGGTCTGATTGCACTTGCTGACCTTCCACTTTGGTTTTCGCCGCAGCTTCAGATTTACCGGCTTTCGCAAGCGCGTCGCGGTAAGCGGGCACTTCGGTAGCGGGTAGTTTCTTGCCGTCTACATACACCTCCGAAATAGCTCCACTCTCGTCCTTCACGACCACCGTCAGGCCTTTGATTTCGTTGAGGCGGGCCTTGCCGGATTTGGTGAGCAGCTTAGGATTGGATTGAGCATACACCACCACGGTGTCGTCCAGCGGCTTAGCGTTGCCGGGCTCATAGCCTGCGTCTGGCACCTGGCTTTGCAGTTCAGCGACGCTTTCGGCTTCTGGCGCAGCTTCCACCACAGCGTCTTCGACATTTGTTTCAGGCGAAACAGTTTCGGCAGCTACCGTAGCAGGGCGGCTAAAGGAGGCGGCACTCAAC contains:
- a CDS encoding VOC family protein, producing the protein MSQYIGALTLLVRNYDEAIAYYTNVLEFELLEDTDQGNGKRWVVVAPAGAATHLLLAQAATEEQVQHIGNQAGGRVILFLHTTDFDTDHAAMQARGVQFLEEPRYESYGSVAVFQDFYGNKWDLLGPPRA
- a CDS encoding DUF5723 family protein, encoding MNKLRSFTLAALLLGTTLSVQAQNEISNFTATGRGGVATTFATDYQAIGINPANLGRVGGARFAFTIGEFGAGISSKSLTRDQLRKFVYNTNDELTLSEKQELARGFTSDNALNLNADATTLGLAVQIPALGGIAISNRVRSVGHVELNRNAAELMFLGRDAPIYATASASNIPLVSEALDGTKLQFSALNEFNIAWGKRIVDLPLFQLSAGAGYRYIQGVGVIDVRVKPGDLQAYSSLSAVFDINYGNLTSDPNFNFETRTNGLQPVGHGNGFDLGLSAEVGKIVRLGAAVTDMGNMTWEGNLLTANDQKLKRLKSAGVGSYDFFKEAAEIFASGTDSLFQYQTGQDRKAKLPTKMRLGAGFRISEFFETGLDVTLPLNNVAGNITSPFVGAGLDYKPVSWLRLSSGVSGGAGYGIGIPLGLTVATSVYEGGISTRDIAGLFANKDPYISVAAGFLRFKFGGKTQ
- a CDS encoding DUF5916 domain-containing protein translates to MRHCFVFIFWLSSTLLASSALAQQSAATKATESADSKVPAPKRALQAVRITESIKLDGLLDEAVWQQATAATDFIQNRPNPGPHEKHPTEVRILYDDANLYVGAVMHDVNADSIPQELSARDDFGNTDFIAIFLDTYHDKLNGYGFFVTTGGVQMDCRYSPAGGEDFAWNAVWESRTAIRGTDWVAEMRIPYSAIRFSATAEQLWGLNFMRRRKRENQDFFWNEVKPAVDGFVNQWGELKGVRDIKPPLRLSLTPYVSSYVNHNPLNAEGTRRTTTSFNGGADIKWGINESFTLDATLVPDFGQVQSDNQVLNLSPFEVQFNENRQFFTEGTELFNKGNLFYSRRVGATPIGFYNVEEKIGADEKLVKNPAETRLLNATKVSGRTSKGLGVGLFNALSNDVYATIRNTETGEERSVKTQPFSNYSIAVLDQSLKNNSYVSLINTNVTRAGSTYDANVTGGLFRFANKKNSYALDGRIVYSRRRGKVFGSEKEIDDQDGYKYQIGFGKISGAFTWGFNHGIESNRYNPNDLGILFGNNNISQNIYFNYNKYKPFWKVNNLYSWSEITQSLLYKPTRYQDISISGGTQTTFTKSFITTGFNVNIDPTKNDFYEPRVFPLGEYYVRVPSSVNVGGFMSTDYRKKLAWDVNGGIRTYAEDDRLPRPRRMGYGLAVSPRYRVNNKLNFRYNIEWDYKLNQIGYVNGGMDEGEPLDQEFIGQVILGRRNVVTVSNVLSMAYTFSNRMSFTFRTRHYTSNVLYQDFARLTPGGNEELVDYRRNRDNTYNAFNIDAVYSWWFAPGSQISVVWKNANNPDYDYRSGNEATPLYFNNLSNTINTPHNNSVSIKVLYYLDYLALRPKKG
- the meaB gene encoding methylmalonyl Co-A mutase-associated GTPase MeaB, yielding MAKRFSVSEYTDGVLSGNRVMLSRAITLVESTLPSDQALAQQVLDAVLPHAGRSVRVGITGVPGVGKSTFIEALGLHLVNTQGHRLAVLAVDPSSQRSGGSILGDKTRMNLLAAHPQAFIRPSPAGRSLGGVTRATREAMALCEAAGHDVIFVETVGVGQSETAVHSMVDFFLLLMLAGAGDELQGIKKGIMEMADAVTITKADGDNELASRRARREYQNALHLFPLAPSAWSPVVTTSSALTGAGVPEVWAIVERYVQQTQASGYFQRRRQEQNLHWLHETIRETLEAHFFARPEVQQHLPAVQQRVLSGQQSAFGAAAELLGL